The segment CGCGACGACGCACTCGATTTTGACCTTCTGGTGGAGGTCGACCGTGTACTCCTCGCCGCGCCACTGCCCCTTCTTGGCGGGTTGGGAGCCGCGTCCGGAGACGTTGGTGACGGTGAGCGACGGCGCACCGGCTTCTGCCAGCTCCTTTTTCACCGCGCCGAGTCGGTCGGGACGAACGATGGCGGTGACCATCTTGATCTCGCCGTCGTTCGGAGCGCCGCCGTCGGAACGGAGTTCCGACGAGGATCGCGATTCATCGAATCGCTCACCGCCATCCGTCCGGATCTCGCGCTCTCCGCCGTCGGTCGCGACGTCGGGCTGGCCGAACTCGGGGTAGGTGTCGACGCCGTGTTCGGAGACGTCGAGTCCCTCGCGCTCGTGGTCGGACGAGACGCGGGCCTGTCCGACCGCCTTGAACGCGCCGAAGACGACTGCGGTCGTCGCGACCGTCCAGACGCCGATGACGGTGACGCCGACGATTTGTGCGAGCAGTAGATCGGCCGAGAAGCCGTTGACGTGGAAGAACGGAAGCAACAGCGCGCCGATCACACCCGCGGAGCCGTGAACGGGGAACACCGCGCACACGTCGTCGATCTTCAGGCGCTTCTCGACCAGGCTGAACACGATGGGCAGCTGTGCGCCGGCGATGAGGCCGGACAGCAGGCCGCCGTACCAGGTAACGACGTTCGCCGAGGCGGTGACGCCGACGAGGCCCGCGAGCAGACCGTTTGCGACGTACAACGTGTCGACTTTGCCGGTCATGTACAGCGCGACCGCACCGGCACCGATCGCACCCGCGGCCATGCCGAGCGTCGTGTTGAGCGCGACGCGGCCGACCGTTTCGTACGCGCCGAGGACGAGTTCGCCGCCCTCGACCGCGAACACGGTCGACGCGGTGCCGACGTTGAAGCCGTACCAGCCGAACGCGAGGATCAGGGTCCCGAGTGCGGCGAAGGTCAGCGAGTGACCGGGGATCACGTTCGGCGTTCCGTCGCTGTTGTACCGGTCCATGCGCGGACCGATGATCCAGGCTGCGGTGAGGCCGGCGATGCCACCCATGCCGTGGACGATCATTCCGCCCGCGAAGTCGGAGAACCCGACGCCGATAACGTCCGCGATGTACCCGTTCGCTGCGCCGTCGTTGATGGCCAGGAGGCCGCCGCCCCACGTGAAGCCGGTGACGACGGGGTAGATGACGGCTGCCAGCAAGAGCGTGTAGCTCACGTACGCGCGGAGCTTCGCGCGACCGGCCACCGCCCCGCTGACGATGGTCGCAGCCGTCATCGCGAACACCGCGCTGAACAGCCAACTGACCCAGTCGTTAGGCGAACTCGAGTCGAGCGCCGCGAAGATACTCTCGAACTCGCCGCCGCCCGTTACGGATCCGACGAGTGCGTTCACGCCGAACCCGACGAAGAAGAACGCGATGACGCCGACGCTCCACGTGAGCAGGTTCTTCGTCAACTGGTTCGCGACGTTCTTCGAGCGAACCTGCCCCGCCTCGAGCATGGCGAAGCCCGCGTGCATGAAGAAGATCAGGAAGGTGGCGATCAACACCCACATGAGGTTGACTCCATCGACGATGACCTCAGGATCGACCTGTAGCGGCGTCGCTTCGATCATGCCATTTCCTCCGTGTTGGTTACTGCTCCGAAACTCCCCATACGTTCGTCCACCTCGAATCGATTTTCACTCATGATTTTCCTCCAAATCACGTTTTAGCTTCATGCTCCTGTATAATATAAGGGTTAGCGTTTACGAGCGTCTATTAATCAAGTGTAATAGTTCCATCCGTCAGAATCTAGAGGTGGTTTAATCTGTATAAGGGTATTGGAGCGGCCGGATTTTTCGACTGGTGGTTATACAGTGACCGTTCGTCAACCGGATTTCCCGCCGGTCGAGGGGCACCGCGACGCCACTGCGGGCTAGAAACCCGGTTTATCCGCCCGCGCGCGGCAGGTATTGTCACGACCTCCGGGCTCGAGGCGGTGCGTGACTGTTCGTCGAAATTGGTCGGATCGAAACCGCCGCTTCGATCCGTGCGACGCTCCGTTCGATCACGTTTTCGGACATATCGGCAGATACGCCCGCCGATCGCGCGCTATCTGTGAAAATTGTAGTTTCGAACTCGGAACGCGGTCACGCTCGAGCGGACGCCTCGAGGTCACTCCCGAAGTCGAGTGGCGACGTCCTCGGCGAAGTAGGTCAGAATCAGGTCCGCACCCGCGCGTTTGATCGAGAGCAGCGACTCGAGGGCGACTTCCTCGAGATCCAGCCATCCCTTTTCGGCGGCAGCGTGGAGCATGGCGTACTCGCCCGAGACGTTGTAGGCGGCGACGGGGTGGTCGAACTCCCGGCGCAGATCGGCGACGATGTCGAGGTACGGGAGCGCCGGTTTGACCATCAGCACGTCTGCGCCCTGCTCGACGTCGAGTTCGACCTCCCGAATCGCCTCGCGCGCGTTCGCGGGATCCATCTGGTAGTGACGGCGATCCCCGAAGGAGGGTGCGCCATCTGCCGCGTCGCGGAACGGGCCGTAGAAGGCGCTCTCGTACTTCGCGGCATAGCTCATGATCGGGACGCGTTCGAACCCGGCCTCGTCGAGCGCGCCGCGAATCGCCCCGACCATGCCGTCCATCATGCCACTCGGCGCGATCATGTCCGCGCCGGCCTCGGCGTGGGAGGTCGCGATTTTCTCGAGGCTCTCGAGGGCCGCGTCGTTGTCGACCGTCGTGGTCGCCTCGTGGCCGTGGATCGGTTCGTCGACGCCTCCGTTCTCGGCGCGAAGGTCTTCCTCGAGCGGGCCGCAGTGGCCGTGATCGGTGTACTCGCAGAGACAGACGTCAGTGATGACGTAGGCGTCGGTCTCGCTCGTAATCCGCCGGGTCGCCTCCTGAACGACGCCGTCTTCGGCCCAGGCGCGCGTCCCCTCGGGGTCTTTCGATCGCGGGATTCCGAACAGCATGACGGCCTCGACGCCGGTCTCTCTGACCTCCTCGACGCGAGCCACGGCCTCGTCGATCGGAACGCGCTCGTGGCCCGGCATCGACTCGATCGGAACCCGTTCGTTCGTCGTCGCGTCGACGAACACCGGGGCGATCAGATCCGACGGCTCGAGGCTCGTCTCGCTCACCAGCGGCCGAATACGATCCTGGCGAAGCCGCCGCGGACGATGAGTAAGCTCCATGTCTGCACATTCGTCGGGTCGCGCAAAAGGGATGCGTTCGCCGCGATCCGTCACCGGTACAGCGACCGGTCAGTTCTCCTCGTACGACAGGGTTCATCTTATACGACGGTTTTCGACTCACACGATGATTTTACCCCACACGACTGGCTTTCGCCTCACACGACGATTCAGTCCTCGCGGGCGGGCGGCGTTCGGCTCACGATCCGTCCGAACAGATCCCTGTTGTCCGCCACTCGTCGGTAGAGCGGTTCTCGAGCCCCCTCGGTGCCGGGAAACCGCCGGAAAGCGACCGCGAGGTGTCGGGTGGGCGTCTCGAGTCGCGTGCCGACCTCCTCGATCGCTTCGCCACAGGAGTAGACGCTCTCCTGCGTGAGGAGGTGGGCACACTCCTCGTAGTCCTCGGGAAGCCGAGCCAGTTGATCGGGCGTGAGGTCTCGAAAGCCGACGAGCTCGAACTCGCCGCGTTCGGCGGCGAACTCCGCACACCAGGTACAAAAGCCGCAGTCGTCGTCGAAGACCAGCCGCGGCGGGGCCGACTCGAGCGCGCTCATACGGGCTATCGAACTCGAATTACCAAAAGCGTTGAGCCCGGAACGGGCGCTCGCACGCGCTCGTTCGACGGGGCGGTCCGCCCGTGTCTCATCGGTTCACAGCTGTCGCTCGAGATAGTATTAGTCGTGCTATACGCCAGCGAATGCTACCCCTTCTGACGATTCGCCTGCGTGTACAGGAACATACATTTAAGTTCGCGTCTCGCATTTAGACCTGTTAGCAATGGCCATTGATCCACAGTTCAACGAGAACCGCGAGAAAGAGGGTGAGGAAAACGGCGTCGCCGTCTGGGGACCGGTCGACGAACCCGAAGAACTCGGTATTCGGGGCACGCACGTTGCGGTCGATTACGACCTCTGTATCGCCGACGGGGCCTGCCTCGAGGACTGTCCGGTCGACGTCTTCACGTGGACCGACACGCCCGGACATCCCGAGAGCGACAAGAAGGCAGAGCCGACCAAAGAAGCGCAGTGCATCGATTGTATGCTCTGTGTCGACGTCTGTCCCGTCGACGCGATCGACGTCGACGCCGGTCGAACGGCCTGAATCGGTCTCGCTTTCTCGTCTCTTCTCACTCGGCGCGGTCGACGTCCACGCGCTCTTTGAGCGCCTCGAGGCCGTCGGCCTCGGCGAGTTCCTGCAACCGCTCGCGGAAGTGTTCCTCGCAGAGGCCCACTTTGAGTCCATCGGACTCGGCCGCAAATGCGGCTTCGCGGTCGCAGTAGTGGCAATTCATACCCGTTCGTTTGGGCCGAACGACATTGAACCCTCCGCTCCCGGTTGAAACTCCCGTTTCAGCCCGCAAGTTCGAGTTTCTGCCACTCTTCGGCGGTCAGCCCGGCGACGCCCAATCGGTCGTCGTGTGCGTCGCTTCCACCGGTGACGGCGAGCGAGTTGGTCTCGATCGCCCGCTCGACCGGCTCGAGATCGACGGGAGCGCCGTAGGGGTAGTACAATTCGACGGCGTCTAAGTCGGCCGTCAGCGCGAGGGCCCGTTCCGGATCCGAATACCGGAGCGGGTGGGCCAGCGAAACGATCGCCGCGGCCTCCGAGAGGAGCCGTTGGCCGCGCTCGAACGACGGGATTTCCCGCGGCACGAAACACGGTCCGCCGCCGCCGATCAGTTCGTCGAACGTCCCGTCGTAGTCGTAGTCGGTGTCGGGGTGGTCCGCGACCGCGCGAGCGACGTGCGGTCGGCCGAAACCGTCTCCGACGGTGACGCCGAGATCGACGCCGAGTCGATCCTCCACGCAGTCGACGATCGCCCGCCCGCGCTCGCGGCGGTTCGTCTGGATCCCCTCGAGCATCGCCTCGAGGTCCGGCGTGGGCTCGAGTCCGTACCCGAGCAGATCGACGCGCAGGCCGTCTCCCGTCTCGACGCGGAGTTCGATCCCGTGGACGACCGTCACGCCGTCGCGTTCGATCACCGGTTCGTCGAAGGGCTGGCGTCGATCGTGGTCGGTGACTGCGACGACCTCGACGTCGTTTCTGCGGGCGGCCTCGGGTACGGCCTCGAGTTCTACCCCCCCGTCCGAGCGAGTCGTGTGGACGTGGAGATCGGCGTATGGCATACTCGTCTCGAATCGCTCCGGTCCTAAAGCGGTTTCTCACGACCGCGCGCTCGCGTTCGACGCCGCGGATCGACCGTGTTCTAGGACGACTTAGGCATATAATCTCTACCGCTCTCCTAAAGAACGATTATGGACAATGTTTATAATTATCGTTCACACAGGTTAGGGCGTAATGTTGCGCAATGGCACCGGCGAGATGATCGACACGCACGAGTATCCCGCGACGACCGAAGAAATGATCGAGGCCTACGGGGACCGAACGCTCGAACTCCCGAACGGCTCCGAATCCGTCGAGGAGGTACTCGCGCGCCTCGATTCGGAGACGTTCGAGTCCGCAGAGGAGGTCCGCTTTGCGGTCTACTCCGCCGTGAGTCAGAAGGCGATCGGCCGCGTCGGCTACAGTGACCGCGACCCGACGCCGCTGGGAAGCCCGTACGCGCCAGAACAGTTATCGTTCTGAGACGAGCGGTTCCCTGCTTCGCGATTGACTGTTTTCGGTTTCGCTGTACGGCGTAGCGCTGTACCGTTCAGTCTAGATCAAGTACATAGTGTTCAGCAGAGCTAGTCCAGCGACTAGCATGAAGAGTGAGGGTAGTGACGAATCAGGCAGTATTCGGGGCCTTGGGTCGGCCAGTGTCTATCAACAGGTAGGCCACAGGCAGACAACACGTGAAGGTTATCGGCCACACAACGAGTTGCGTGATTGGGTCGGGTGGTGAAACGACGGCACTGATAGCAACTCCGCCGATGCCGGCGACAGCGACGACCTGGGCGTAGTACTCTCGGCGAGATCGGGGGCCCGTGCGATCATGATGCCGCCGCCACCAGAACACGTAGTATAGGATACTTCCCAGTGGTGCACACACAGCCCACAGAAACGGGTGAGCACTGCCACGGGCGCGGGCATCACGGACGATCCAGACAGTGAACGCCATCCAGACAATGACGAGGAGTCCACTGCTGAGTATGGCGATGAGATGGCCACCGGAGAGCATACGGTGTCGCTCGAGTGGACCGGGTGTAGTTCTTTCGTTGGTCTGTCGTTTCTCTGCAGCCAGCGGCTCTGTTGAAAGCCTCCCCAGTTGACAAATTCTGATAAGGCTCCGGTGAGCACTGGAATATTATTGTTGATCTTCAACACTTCGTTGCGACCGAATTCCGCCGGTCACAGTACCGACTCCGACGAGAAAGAGGACTCCTCTGGTGAGCGGGCTCCAGCCATCGAGGAGAACTGCGGTAACGAGAGATAGCGCTCCGAGTCCAGTCATCACGTATCCGAACTTCTCCGGGCGAGCGGCAATGATGAGAATACCGAGTCCCGTAAAAATCGGATAGAGACTGATAACTCCCATCTCATAATATATCTGCCCGACAATACCGAGAGCGAAGGTCAGCAACGCCAACCCGATCCACGGATACTGCCATCGTTCCACCATTATTGGATCTAGATTGGCATACTGAAACAATATGTCTTCTGAAACCCCTCTTCGGTGTCGTGATCGAACTCCGATTTATCTCCGTCGTTCGTGTACCGCCCAATTCCCAGCACAATCAGTGAGTGTCAGAGCCATTCTATGACGTGGGATACTCAACTTTATGCACGGTGGTTTATCCACCCACCCCATACTATGAGCACGAGGCCTCCCAAGAGATAGACGAGACTGGGCGGGCTGTAAGTAATAATATTCATCCATCGACCGACACCATATCCGATTAAAGCGAGACCAAGGCACAACTGGAGGAGCGGTTCTATACGACCTACCATTGTATTCATTCCCCTATGTCATGTTACTTATCAATGGCGGTCAAGATACTCGAGCGCGCTCAATCGAGAAACTCGAGCGCGTCGCCTAGCTCGAGCGGGACCGATCCCTTCCGGTAGCCCTCGACGTGGCCGTCCGGTCGGGCGCGGTAGACGACCGCGGGGCGGTGACGAACGTCGGGTTGCTCGCCGCGAACCGCGTTCCAGCTGTCGTCGCGGAAGCTCGAGCAGTCGACGAACAGCACCGCGCCGCCGCCGTGTTCGGCGAGCTGGCCGCTCGTCTTGGTCTCTGCGGTATCTCGAACCGCGGCGACCGGTCCCGAGGCGGCCCTGTTTCCGGGCGGCTGCGGGCGGGTGACTTCGACGAGGACGTTCGTCGACCCGTCTTTCGCGCGGTAGTCGAGCGAGTGTCCCGTCGTCACCTCGATCTCGGGGACCACGTCGTAATCCGCGTCGACGAGGATTTTCGCGGCGATGAACTCGCCCATCGAGGCGCTCATGCGAACGCGGTCGACGTGATCGCTGGTGCCGAGTTTCCCCGCCATGACGTGTCGGTACTCATCGAGCGTGCCGGTGGTGAAGAACTCCTCGAAAAAGCCCATCGCGTCGCGTCGACCGGCGTCGGGAAAACCCGCCGCGTGCTCGCGGAAGAACGCCCGCGTGGACTCCCGTCCATCCTTGGACATGAACACGGGGAGGAAGAACCACGAGAGATGCGGATACGCCTCGAGCCACGGGTCCTCCTCGTACAGCGTCTCGAGGAGTTCCCGCTGTGCCCACCGCGAGACGTGATAGGGGACCTCGCCCCAGCCGAACTTGTCGGTTCGCCACAGCGCCGACGGCGTCTCGGTGTTGCCCATCCAGTAGGCCTCCCCGTCGTTTCGGGCGAACAGCGCGATATCGCCGTTTGCCATCTCGAAGCGGTGGGTGTCCCAGCCGCCGTTGATGTCGAATTTGGGGGTAACAGCTCGAGCGCCGATGTTGTTCCGAAGCGGTTGCAAAATCTCTCGACGGACCCGTTGCTCGCTCCAGTGAGCGGGCGAATAACGGAAGCGAAGCGGCCGTGCCACGCCGTACAGTAGGTGCTGGTCTCGCATACGTCTTCCCTTCTGGCTCTCCTCTCATTTTCTGTGAGGTACTGCGTTTCCTACGTGTCTCCGGCCGATTTAACCGTTACCTTGATAAGAGAGAACTACCTACATGGGTATAGTTACCATGTCAATGGGTGCCTATGACGAAGACGAGCACGAGCGACGTGAAAAACAAGCTTCCAAAGTCGATACCGACTTCGACGACGAGCGGACGATCCACCATGGAACCGTCGAGTACGATTCCGGAGATTCCGCCGAGGAACTC is part of the Halostagnicola kamekurae genome and harbors:
- a CDS encoding ammonium transporter — encoded protein: MEATPLQVDPEVIVDGVNLMWVLIATFLIFFMHAGFAMLEAGQVRSKNVANQLTKNLLTWSVGVIAFFFVGFGVNALVGSVTGGGEFESIFAALDSSSPNDWVSWLFSAVFAMTAATIVSGAVAGRAKLRAYVSYTLLLAAVIYPVVTGFTWGGGLLAINDGAANGYIADVIGVGFSDFAGGMIVHGMGGIAGLTAAWIIGPRMDRYNSDGTPNVIPGHSLTFAALGTLILAFGWYGFNVGTASTVFAVEGGELVLGAYETVGRVALNTTLGMAAGAIGAGAVALYMTGKVDTLYVANGLLAGLVGVTASANVVTWYGGLLSGLIAGAQLPIVFSLVEKRLKIDDVCAVFPVHGSAGVIGALLLPFFHVNGFSADLLLAQIVGVTVIGVWTVATTAVVFGAFKAVGQARVSSDHEREGLDVSEHGVDTYPEFGQPDVATDGGEREIRTDGGERFDESRSSSELRSDGGAPNDGEIKMVTAIVRPDRLGAVKKELAEAGAPSLTVTNVSGRGSQPAKKGQWRGEEYTVDLHQKVKIECVVADVPAEDVVDAIREGANTGEPGDGKIFVLPVESATQVRTGATGTDAV
- the hemB gene encoding porphobilinogen synthase, whose protein sequence is MELTHRPRRLRQDRIRPLVSETSLEPSDLIAPVFVDATTNERVPIESMPGHERVPIDEAVARVEEVRETGVEAVMLFGIPRSKDPEGTRAWAEDGVVQEATRRITSETDAYVITDVCLCEYTDHGHCGPLEEDLRAENGGVDEPIHGHEATTTVDNDAALESLEKIATSHAEAGADMIAPSGMMDGMVGAIRGALDEAGFERVPIMSYAAKYESAFYGPFRDAADGAPSFGDRRHYQMDPANAREAIREVELDVEQGADVLMVKPALPYLDIVADLRREFDHPVAAYNVSGEYAMLHAAAEKGWLDLEEVALESLLSIKRAGADLILTYFAEDVATRLRE
- a CDS encoding thiol-disulfide oxidoreductase DCC family protein, which produces MSALESAPPRLVFDDDCGFCTWCAEFAAERGEFELVGFRDLTPDQLARLPEDYEECAHLLTQESVYSCGEAIEEVGTRLETPTRHLAVAFRRFPGTEGAREPLYRRVADNRDLFGRIVSRTPPARED
- a CDS encoding 4Fe-4S dicluster domain-containing protein; protein product: MAIDPQFNENREKEGEENGVAVWGPVDEPEELGIRGTHVAVDYDLCIADGACLEDCPVDVFTWTDTPGHPESDKKAEPTKEAQCIDCMLCVDVCPVDAIDVDAGRTA
- a CDS encoding DUF6757 family protein, producing the protein MNCHYCDREAAFAAESDGLKVGLCEEHFRERLQELAEADGLEALKERVDVDRAE
- a CDS encoding PHP domain-containing protein, with protein sequence MPYADLHVHTTRSDGGVELEAVPEAARRNDVEVVAVTDHDRRQPFDEPVIERDGVTVVHGIELRVETGDGLRVDLLGYGLEPTPDLEAMLEGIQTNRRERGRAIVDCVEDRLGVDLGVTVGDGFGRPHVARAVADHPDTDYDYDGTFDELIGGGGPCFVPREIPSFERGQRLLSEAAAIVSLAHPLRYSDPERALALTADLDAVELYYPYGAPVDLEPVERAIETNSLAVTGGSDAHDDRLGVAGLTAEEWQKLELAG
- a CDS encoding DUF5789 family protein, with product MLRNGTGEMIDTHEYPATTEEMIEAYGDRTLELPNGSESVEEVLARLDSETFESAEEVRFAVYSAVSQKAIGRVGYSDRDPTPLGSPYAPEQLSF
- a CDS encoding DUF5784 family protein codes for the protein MARPLRFRYSPAHWSEQRVRREILQPLRNNIGARAVTPKFDINGGWDTHRFEMANGDIALFARNDGEAYWMGNTETPSALWRTDKFGWGEVPYHVSRWAQRELLETLYEEDPWLEAYPHLSWFFLPVFMSKDGRESTRAFFREHAAGFPDAGRRDAMGFFEEFFTTGTLDEYRHVMAGKLGTSDHVDRVRMSASMGEFIAAKILVDADYDVVPEIEVTTGHSLDYRAKDGSTNVLVEVTRPQPPGNRAASGPVAAVRDTAETKTSGQLAEHGGGAVLFVDCSSFRDDSWNAVRGEQPDVRHRPAVVYRARPDGHVEGYRKGSVPLELGDALEFLD
- a CDS encoding DUF5786 family protein codes for the protein MSMGAYDEDEHERREKQASKVDTDFDDERTIHHGTVEYDSGDSAEELLNKFEEIKSD